In Anomaloglossus baeobatrachus isolate aAnoBae1 chromosome 2, aAnoBae1.hap1, whole genome shotgun sequence, the DNA window agcacctgagcatggtagtgcccgctcatcactagttaccagtactgagcacccgagcatggtagtgcccgctcatcactagttaccagtacagagcacccgagcatggtagtgcccgctcatcactagttaccagtactgagcacccgagcatggtagtgcccgctcatcactagttaccagtactgagcacccgagcatggtagtgcccgctcatcactagttaccagtactgagcacccgagcatggtagtgcccgctcatcactagttaccagtactgagcacccgagcatggtagtgcccgctcatcactagttaccagtactgagcacccgagcatggtagtgcccgctcattactaataATGATTAGAGATAAAGATAAAGGGGACATGTACAGTAGAGAGTTCTCTAAGAACATGTGAAAGAGATCTGCCGCACCAGGGTGCAGTATAAGTCAATATTCTGGCTCGCAGCCTCGGGGTTTCTGCTTATGCCCAAATCAATGAATGTTGCACGAATAATATAATTAAACAAAGTATAAACAAAACAGAAACAATTCGTAGTTTTCAAGGACCAGTAGCCTCAAAATACGTTCATCTTATCTAGAAAACGTCAGCTTACAGGACGATTTCAAGGATGTCTGCCGGCCTTACTGGTTTCTTTAGCTGAAGGTAATAGTATGATCTTCATAAAGCTGGTATATAGCTGGCATTTAACAAGTAATATCACATATTGGCAATATATAAATGGCAAGGGCCATGTGATTGGGGATTGGTTTTATGTTTTTCAAAAGTACAAATATTCAATATGCTTTTCAAAATATGGAAGGTTTGGTTGTCTGAAAGAACAAGGTAAAAAAGTCCAGAAAAAAGGGGGAAGCACGAGAGAAGTCTTCTTTGAGGAGTGGTGAAGAGGAGGTCGTCATTGGCAGAGGTGAGGTTGGTACATGGCTTAATTAGGGCCTCGTAGGTTTGAACTGGATATCTTGTTATGGGGCTCTAGTTGATAGACAATTCAGTTGACCTTTTCCGGTCATCTCCAATGTTCATAGGCGACGAGTGTTTTATGAAACACTACTGTTTGTCGGAAAGAGGCTCTTCATCCCTTGAACAGTCTGGACTGGAGGTCGGACTGGTGGACTCATTCCATATAATATCTGCAGATATTTTGCCCTTATAGATGGTTACGTTTGACTCGTCCTTATTGCTAAAAGTAAGAAAAGTTTCAATCCTCCTATTCCCCTTCCACCTCCCAGCTATTGAGTACAAACCAAGGGTGCCATCTTCAAATCCAACGCAGATAATCCCATCGTGATCGGACACGGTCATGGCATGGGGCATTTTACCAAGATGACAATGGGCAATGCGTCTTCCACTTATGACTTCCATAACATTAAGAGTTGGATTCCTATGGAAATCACAGTCGCAGTGCCACACAGGATTGTTGTGAAGGACATAGATGAAGTACTGACCATCAGTGGTCAAATGTTGATGTAACATAGAGGTAGGGTTACGTAAGATGCAATGTATGTGGTCAACAGTCCATACAACGTTGACTTCTCCACCCACGGTGATGACTATGATGTCTCCATTAGATGAGACTTCAAAGGAACAGTTAAGGACTGGCAATGGGATGGAGACTTTGAAAAAGTGGCAAAAGGTTTCTCCTACCAGGTTCCATGTGTAGATGTCCGCACTTGAGGTCAACAAGACAACAAAATCTGGATTGCTGTGAAGACACCGGAAAGCCACAATTCTGTCTTGATCATGAGTAGAGCAGAACTCCTTACTGACACAACCAGACCATAAACTGATGGCTAAGAGTTTGTTATCATTGAGGCCAACAACAAATGTTCCCTCGTCGGTCACGACACCCTGGCATAGGGAAGTATGGATTTTGCACACTGTAGTCCCAGTTTGGGGCCTCCATACTCTAGAAACTCCGTCTTTACACAACATGACCACAAAATTACTATTCGGAACAATGAGCAACTGAGAAATGGACGTACATTGGATACAATATCTATTGATTCCTGTATCCGTTTCCCAGACGTAAAGTCTTGATGTTCCCGATGTTATAAGAAACTCTCCGTTGGAGGTTATGCTAATAATTTTGATTCGATCCTTGTGCTCGAAAAGGGACTTTATTTTAGAACTAGGGATGTCCCATTGGCAAACCATATCTGAACCATCGGATGTGTAGGCATTGCCTTCCTCCGGGCAAAGGAGTATTGATCTCACTGGTCTTCCCGTCTTGAAGTAAGAGGTTGGACTGACAATTGTTTCCAAATCCCACAACAACAGGGTGTTACTCTGAGTTATTGCACCTAATAAATTTAGCTGACAGCTCTTGGTAATGTGCCTGAGTATTCCCGCATGGACATCAATCTTAGAAATACATTGTCCACTCTTTATGCTCCAAACGAAGAGCGATGGGAAATTTTCTAGGATGGCAATGACTTGTTCCTCACTTGGGGAAAGAATGGAAGAAATAAATTTGCCTTTATGAGGAGGTCTGAAACTGCTTTTCTCCAATGTTAAGGTTTCCCATAAGTCAAGAGTCGTCACCTTGCATATCAGTAGATACTTCGTAAAAAGTTCTGTACACATTACCTTGGTGTTTACTTCATCGGATAAATATTCATCCAAAATTTCTGGCTTAGATGGATCTGTTATGTTCCAGATCGTGAGATGACCCGCTTTATTGATGACGTACAAATCTGATTCATACATAAGTATGTCACATATGCCAATTTTTGAAGTGTCCATCTGAAAGGAAGCTGTTTCTGATAAAAAATTTATATCGTAAATAAGAATTGTATCAGTTTGACCAAAAACGATTTTATCTCCGTTGCCAACAGATGCAAAATAAGTAATATTTTGAGCAAAAGTAACTTCTTTAAGAAGATCACCAGAACAAACGTTGTAAACCCTTACCACTGGAGAATCCTCAAAACACACAAATAACATTGATCGATATAGAAGATGACCTTGAGGAATATGCTGAGCTTGAGTGTCGCAAATTTCATTGAGAAAAGTCCAAGAGGATCCATCAAGGAGGACAATTGATTTTTGTCTGGTGCAAAGAGCCAGATGTAGACCTTCGTTTTCTAAAGTAGCAGTAATGACTTCCATGTTTTGGGGTAGTTGATATACCAAAGTTGGTTTCTTTCTTCTGCTCCAAGTATAAACCTTTCCATCCTTCAGTACAATTACTATTTGATGTTTTGCCATCATCTCTAAGATGGTGATGATGTTGGATGAGTCTCGGAAGTCAACCGTAGTAGGCGGCAATTGGATTTGTGCTGACTTCAAGATTATCATGAAGGAATTTTTTATGGCCTCATTATATATTTGTTTGGCAAACCTCGAAAGGCAAGGATATAAAAATACGAGGGACACCAAGTTTGACTGAAGGATCATCTCGAAACCATCAGGATTGTCGAGCAGAAGACACCTTGTTACTTTCAGCATGTCATAGATTAGGTAGACTTCTTCTTTGTCCAGTATTATGGCTGCATTCTGTACAGCATGAATCAATGAATTTATGTGACCAGTGTTTAAGAGGGTCTTGTAAAACGGCACTGCCATCAGTATGTCATTGTAGAGGTTATCCAGTTTGCCACTTTTTATTAGGTGATAAGGAAGGTCAAAAGCCTTTCTTATGTTGTAGACGGACCTATGTTGGCCGTTGAAGGACCACGGTTGAGATGGAAGTTGACGGTCAACGTAAACTTTGGCAAGTTTGTTGACTACAGATGTAAGAGATTCGAAAGGCTGTTCTTTTGATTGTGGGTTTTTCCGTTGATTCGTAAATATCGATTTTGCTATTCCTCTTGCCCAACGGCCCCCAAAGTAGTTGGACATGTTTGCATGTAGCCCATCAACCACTTCTTGACTTTGAAGATATCGTTCAGCCACCACTTGCTGGTAAAGTCTATTAGTCCACCATAGTAATCTGTATCCAGTCACAACTCTAGAGGCAACACAATTTTTGAAGTCGTGTAAGATATTTGCAATAAGCCAGTCCGGCACTCTCAAGGTGCCCACAGCTTCATGGACGTTGTAGAGTTGGGTGAGGGCCACGTCATCGGCCGACAATACGTCGACAAGCTCCACTTCTCCGATTCCAGATTTGGACAGTGTGATGTAACTCAGCATCCTGGAAATGAACTCGTAGCCATATTTCTTTTCAAGTTTTTGGAAAAATCTTTCAGTTGACTGATAAGCGTTTTCACCAAGAGTTTGGTCATCAATCTCATGGTGGGATTTCCATTCTTTGACTTCCTTAAAGAGCAGAAGCACCTGCAGCGGGGAAGTGTGGCTTCCTAAGGATGTGTTAACGTAAACCTGTTGACCCGAAGTGATTTTCCTTTGGATATTCAAGAGTTTCATCTTTAGATTGTCATTGCATTGTCTTCTGGTCGGCTTCACGTGAAGGAACACAACCTCATCTTGATCTAGGCTATGTTTGTTTTGTTTTGCACACTTATCATCGGTGATGGAGACAATGATCTTCGTGAATTGTGGAAGGGAAGATGGCAACCAACAAAAAAGTTCTTCGTTGCCATTATGTATCAAGTTCTCCACACCATCCAGTATCAGGATCAGCGGTCTTTGCTTAGAAGATGCTAAAAGAAGGCGGCAAAAGCATTGCACCAACATGGCCGTGTCATCCACATGGGCTGGGATGGCTTTTTTGTAAATATTGGATAACTGCTGACATAGTCCCAATAAGAAGTTGCTCAGTGTCAAAGGTTCTGCAAATGGGAGGATGAAGCGAATGACGATTGTTGGGTCCACGTCTCCAAGCCATAAGCGTACCTGAAAGACGAAAAAAGTGGGTTTTAAGAGGAGGCCACAGATAAAATGCTAAAATAAAAATGACCAATGCATTTCCTATGAAGAGTTTTTTAGCCAGGACACGAGCCAGGACCCACTGCCgctggggagggggagagcagcattggctcatatttccattgtgaatatACAATACTGTGCAAACATTTTCGGAATatgtgcaaaaatgctgcaaagtaagaagctCCCAAAAATAGAAGTGTAATTAGTTTATTGTTATCGATTACCtaaatgcaaagtgaaggaagaaacgaGAAATATGAATCCCACcaatattcagtgaccacccgtcgccTTCATCAGTTCTTCTAGATACATTTGCACAAAGTCAGGGATTTTGTAGGTTTATGGTCGGTTGTTTGAGTGACCAATTATACCAAATGCAGACAGTGTTGCCACCCTTGAAATCgtcccagaaaatgaagtatttctccaagataACTTTTGCAATTACACACATTTCCTTTTTGTATATTTTAACACAAAcaaaaaaagccaaattggacataatttcactcaaaacccccaaaattgttggcaccattgCAAAACTGTTGGTTAACAAATTTGTTTCCAGCAGGTGATGCTCATTCacactcacctgtgacaagtaacaggtgcgGGCAATATTAAaaccacacctgaaaccagataaaaaggggagaagttggctcaatctttgcattgtgagtCTGTGTGCCACgcgaagcatggagaacagaaagaaaagagaagagaactgtctgaggacctgaaagctaaaattgttgaaaaatatcaacaatcttaaggttacaagtctatctccagagatcttgatgttcctttgtccacggtgcacaacataatgaagaagtttacactccatgacactgtagctaatctccgtggatgtggacagcagagaaaaattgattaaaggttgtaacgcaggatagtccagatggtggctgAGCCGCAATCAAGGTCCACAGAAATTCAAGCCATCCTGCAGACtctggggcatcagtgtcagcaggaactatccgtccacatctgagTGACATGAAACGTTATGGAGGAgactcaggaggaccccactgctgacacagacagaaaaaagccaaaatgtacatgagtaaccaaaatccttctgggaaaacatcttgtggacagatgagagcaAGACAGAGCTTCTTGGTAAagcgcatcattctactgtttccCGAAAACGAAATGAGGCTACAAACTAaacaacacagcacctacagtcacacatggtggaggtcagatatgtttggagttgttttgctgcctctggcactgggtgtggtgactgtgtgcaagacattatgaaatctgaagattatcagaggattttgggtcacaatgtagcgcccagtgtcagaaagtCGGGTATAGTTctaggtcaggggtctccagcaggacaatgaccataaacacttcaagaagcctcagaaatggatggaaacaaagctctgGCGAGATCTGAAGTGGctacaatgagtctggatctaaaccccatagacacctgtggagagatctgaaaattgggagaagagaagacgccttcagatatgagagacctgaagacgtttataaagaagagtcccgaGATTCCaggagagaggaggaagaagctgtggacggggacaggaggcgactgatggaagggatttattccaGAGGGTAaagggtgcaaccaaatattaaaggagggggacaacaattttatcaggcacatttttggagttttgcatgaaattgtgtccaatttgccctttttttattcttccaatacacacaaagaaaatgttTAATTGCCTTAAcattctaggagaaatacttcattttctggaacaatctctagggtgccaacattttcagccatgactgtaggtgACAATGATCAATTTCATATTTAGGTTGAAGAATAGTGATTGATTGAAGAGGAAACAACCGAGTAGGAGGCTTACAACTGGGTGAGGAACAGGCAAAGTGTTACAAAGGTGAGGCTGTGGAAGACAGAAACATTGCAATAATGAACTGGTAAAAATAAACTAATAACctctatttatttatatttttacattctTTCTTTGCAACGTTTTTTCCAcagctgcctaaaacttttgcacagtattgTATATTGTAGAGGAGCCACATATGGAGTGTACATAGGGGAGGTTGCACATATATAGGGTAAATGTGGAGAGGTTGGATGTGGTTGATTCACTAGGGGACAGTGGTCGGGGATCTGTGATCCTGCTGGAGATCCCAACCTATGATGAATCTGGGGAAGAACAAGGATCCTGGAATACAAGTGTCAGGACGTTACCTTCTTCCCAGACGAGGCCAGAAGCAGCGTCTTCCCACACCCGGGCTCTCCGGACACCACCATTGTTCTCTGGTACTCGTCGTGCACAATGTACTTTCTTATCGTCTCTTCTTCTGTGATCTCATAGTCCTGCAGGTCTGCATACATCCTACATAGGGAGAGGTGGTGGAGAACGTCCTCGGAGCAGTTCCTCAAGGGTCCTGGATATCTACGGACATGACTGTCAATCATCTTCACCATGTCTCCATAGAACTGCCTGCACAGCCCCTCCACATACACCCGCTCCTTCTCTTCCGTGTAGCCCACCTTCACGTCACACGTTGTGGTAGTGCTGTAGACATGAAGACCCTCAGCGTAGGACAGGGCTGGAATGAAGACGTCTCGAAGGTGGCACAGCCTGGAGTAACCCTCTGGTAACCCTCGGCCCAATCTTTCTGCGTTCCCCCGTTGTTTCCGGATTGCTCTATAGGGCACCTTGTGTATGTAGCAGATGCTTCTCTCCAGGGCACGCACTGGACTGCTTTTTAGGGCAAATAAAAGTTCATCTTCCAGCGCTGAAAAATTAAGAATTTTCATTGAAAtcaatgctgcagatttatttcataTAGTGCATGCACTCAATAGCCACTTTTTGCTGTTTTTTAGTAAtggtgtgcatgtgtgacgccctggactagtcagcacgtcccaggtagtcccatacacacacaccccctccctaaaaaggtgacagcagccaaacttcaaaacccttgtcaccaccctccaggtttgatgtccacaccaggggggtggagccaggcggttggctcctcccaccgaggagttcacaggcctggaggcaggaaaaatcttaattacttaccggtaatgggattttcagtagcccatgacagcggaacctatctctcaggtggtgctgtcatgggcgaaggggaaaacagtagttctagagagtagctttgacagtggaggagagaagtcgagttcaagggcagacctgtgctcaggcctgccaggagtctactcaggtggctgggtcggagcccagtcacctctggcaaggaggcagacggtggtggccgcctgcaggagctgggattacagccggtggaaccgtagggactggggtcgggcggtggcccgccggtaccgaaccggggaaccgattggaaactggagcaccaggagaggtactcagacccagtacgaggcccagaaaccactaggctaagtcgaatcaactgattgaggactggactttaggacctttcccacacaagacccgttagaagacaacagcccaaccttttagggtaaagccaccgccaacgcatagagacccaaagggccagcgcctgcgggcaaacagggctctcccgacacatatcaagccggggagaagctgcagccggccgcgggcctcgttcatcatcttgtttggtttaccagagactccagtgtgttgtgtcatagtgagtacaccagtgccttcgggccgcacaccgcgctgcaccgcaccaacaccccagcacgcacccatccccacgcctcagcacctctctcgggcccccgggacgatcactcacctacccacggaggggtcaacaccaagctgcgcaacaccgtccccgggaggcctagtcaacggcagcgatggtgtccatccattcaccacaacccgtgggtggcgtcacgaacttaaaaatcCCTTAAAGGCCGCCGCGGCGATGGCGGCCGTGGAGCTCCCCACTGGAGTCTccacgtgtagcgccaaaccccccCCTTtacggagcgacgtgacccccaggtccgtgaagagctcgagccacccaccgtacgagcacggatccgagcggctcggcggccggccgagcccgcggggcggtacacatggatCCTGCAAAAGGCTCCCAAATCTCATTGATCCCAGGGAAATATTGCAATAAGTCAACCAGGCATTAATTTCTAGATAttaatgttcaaattgtctctccagtaaaggagacaaactctagcacagcgccacctattggaagtagcgatcctaaaagtcacaagtggatttttgacaatcctttgcaatatgactcaggatatataagccagatcagaatcccaatttgcagacacggtgtttcggggtgcttgcccctcgtcagtgcaaagtatgggggtgtctgatctggctcatgagaaagctatgtggggaccacgggggaacactattctccttaaggagactttgcaagccagtctggctgccaggtaaggggacttacggtatagctgcaatgcccctaaaattccacgggggaacactattctccttaaggagactttgcaagccagtctggctgccaggtaaggggacttatagctgcaatgcccctctgggaaatattcaaattgtctctccagtaaaggagacaaactctagcacagcgccacctattggaagtagcgatcctaaaagtcacaagtggatttttgacaatcctttgcaatatgactcaggatatataagccagatcagaatcccaatttgcagacacggtgtttcggggtgcttgcccctcgtcagtgcaaagtatgggggtgtctgatctggctcatgagaaagctatgtggggaccacggggataaaagtcacaagtggatttttgacaatcctttgcaatatgactcaggatatataagccagatcagaatcccaatttgcagacacggtgtttcggggtgcttgcccctcgtcagtgcaaagtatgggggtgtctgatctggctcatgagaaagctatggggTTAGATATTAATGTGCAGTTACAAAATGCAGAAGGAAGCAAAACTGTATTTTTCTGCAGAACTGTAGTTCTACAAATGGCCACATGATGGCAATAGAGCACCTTCTATAAGATATTTCTTACATGTTCTATGGATTTAGTAAATAAGTCTCAATTTTACCGGATGTAAAATACTTCTGCGCTTGATCCTCTCCCAGAATCCCCCTCTCCACACATAACGGAACGATCAGACACAAAATCCGAGTCATTTCCTGATATGGCCCATATAAATCCAGGTTGTGTGTGACCTGTGGAGAAACGTAAACTACATGACCACAAAGGACGGTGTATAATACCGTAATATAATATTACTGCTGAGAGTAGAGATTACCAAATACATAACGATTGTTATagttataggagcagtattatagtagatatatccttatacataggagcagtattatagcagttatattcttgtacatagagggaagtattatagtagttatattcttgtacataggggcagtattatagtagttatattcttgtacacagggagcagtattatagtagttatattcttgtacataggggcagtattatagtagttatattcttgtacatagggggcagtattatagtagctatattcttgtatataggggcagtattatagtagttatattcttgtacataggagcagtattatagtagttatagtcttgtacataggaggcagtattatagtagttatattcttgtacataggagcagtattatagtagttatattcttgtacataggagcagtattatagtagttatattcttgtacataggagcagtattatagtagttatattcttgtacatagggggcagtattatagtagttatattcttgtacataggtgcagtattatagtagttatattcttgtacataggagcagtattatagtagttatattcttatacataggggcagtattatagtagttatattcttgtatatagggggcagtattatagtagttatattcttgtacataggggcagtattatagtagttatattcttgtacataggggcagtattatagtagttatattcttgtacataggagcagtattatagtagtgatattcttgtacatagaggcagtattatagtagttatattcttgtacataggggcagtattatagtagttatattcttgtacacaggggcagtattatagtagttatattcttgtatatagggggcagtattatagtagttatattcttatacataggggtggtattatagtagttatattcttgtatatagggggcagtattatagtagttatattcttgtacaaaggggcagtattatagtagttatattcttgtatataggggcagtattatagtagttatattcttgtacataggggcagtattatagtagttatattcttgtaaataggtggCAGGATTATAATAGTTACATActaagtaaaagggtaacaatgttctgaGCTTTTGgcattcaggctctatatctccccATCCTCTACAACGTTTGagcgtgagacaaccttcattttatagacaatcatcttggctttctCAAACATAAATTTTATTTGCAGGTATTTAGCAgaagattagttatgcagatttttgtcatgtccttgcattgttactgttttgctcctaaaaatctaaatttacatttttattatttttttagtctTTGGCATTCTCCATCAGATTCCAGTATGTCTCCACTCTCCACtgaatactggtcaggtctcttccccacgttcccagtgttggtgtatactggtcaggtctcttctccacgttcccagtgttggtatatactggtcagatctcttctccacattcccagtgttggtgtatactggtcaggtctcttctccatgttcccagtgctggtgtatactggtcagatctcttctccacatacccagtgttggtgtatactggtcaggtctcttctccacattcccagtgttggtgtatactggtcaggtctcttctccacgttcccagtgttggtgtatactggtcaggtctcttctccacgttcccagtattggtgtatactggtcaggtctcttccccacgttcccagtattggtgtatactggtcaggtctcttccccacgttcccagtattggtgtatactggtcactcgctcatcactactggtcaggtctcttctccacgttcccagtattggtgtatactggtcaggtctcttctccacgttcccagtgttggtgtatactggtcaggtctcttctccatgttcccagtgttggtgtatactggtcaggtctcttctccacattcccagtgttggtgtatactggtcaggtctcttctccacattcccagtgttggtgtatactggtcaggtctcttctccacgttcccagtattggtgtatactggtcaggtctcttctccacgttcccagtgttggtgtatactggtcaggtctcttctccacgttcccagtgttggtgtatactggtcaggtctcttctccacattcccagtgttggtgtatactggtcaggtctcttctccacattcccagtgttggtgtatactggtcaggtctcttctccacgttcccagtattggtgtatactggtcaggtctcttctccacgttcccagtgttggtgtatactggtcaggtctcttctccacgttcccagtgttggtgtatactggtcaggtctcttctccatgttcccagtattggtgtatactggtcaggtctcttctccacgttcccagtattggtgtatactggtcaggtctcttctccacgttcccagtgttggtgtatactggtcaggtctcttctccacgttcccagtgttggtgtatactggtcaggtctcttctccacgttcccagtgttggtgtatactggtcaggtctcttctccacgttcccagtattggtgtatactggtcaggtctcttctccacgttcccagtgttggtgtatactggtcaggtctcttctccacgttcccagttttggtgtatactggtcaggtctcttctccacattcccagtgttggtgtatactggtcaggtctcttctccacgttcccagtgttggtgtatactggtcaggtctcttctccacattcccagtgttggtgtatactggtcaggtctcttctccacgttcccagtgttggtgtatactggtcaggtctcttctccacattcccagtgttggtgtaaactggtcaggtctcttctccacgttcccagtgttggtgtataccggtcaggcctcttccccacgttcccagtgttggtgtatactggtcaggtctcttctccacgttcccagtgttggtgtatactggtcaggtctcttctccacgttcccagtgttgctgtatactggtcaggtctcttctccacgttcccagtgttggtatatactggtcaggtctcttctccatgttcccagtgtttgtgtatactggtcaggtctcttctccacattcctagtgttggtgtatactggtcaggtctcttctccatgttcccagtgttggtgtatactggtcaggtctcttctctacattcccagtgttggtatatactggtcaggtctcttctccacattcccagtgtt includes these proteins:
- the LOC142290739 gene encoding NACHT and WD repeat domain-containing protein 2-like, which encodes MEDDGEERGVIQGGWGHVPTARERGPLKVFLCADPLDSMKARAALHTEVYPKLREYCRHLHGVEFQVIDGFHGIHPGDFYSTKVQQIRMQLLEECLRTSAGPCFVALIGEEYGRPLLPTEIECDEFENILHIAEEHKICTRLLQTWYIRDENAIPPTYSLLDKEEQLLCDPGKVTHNLDLYGPYQEMTRILCLIVPLCVERGILGEDQAQKYFTSALEDELLFALKSSPVRALERSICYIHKVPYRAIRKQRGNAERLGRGLPEGYSRLCHLRDVFIPALSYAEGLHVYSTTTTCDVKVGYTEEKERVYVEGLCRQFYGDMVKMIDSHVRRYPGPLRNCSEDVLHHLSLCRMYADLQDYEITEEETIRKYIVHDEYQRTMVVSGEPGCGKTLLLASSGKKVRLWLGDVDPTIVIRFILPFAEPLTLSNFLLGLCQQLSNIYKKAIPAHVDDTAMLVQCFCRLLLASSKQRPLILILDGVENLIHNGNEELFCWLPSSLPQFTKIIVSITDDKCAKQNKHSLDQDEVVFLHVKPTRRQCNDNLKMKLLNIQRKITSGQQVYVNTSLGSHTSPLQVLLLFKEVKEWKSHHEIDDQTLGENAYQSTERFFQKLEKKYGYEFISRMLSYITLSKSGIGEVELVDVLSADDVALTQLYNVHEAVGTLRVPDWLIANILHDFKNCVASRVVTGYRLLWWTNRLYQQVVAERYLQSQEVVDGLHANMSNYFGGRWARGIAKSIFTNQRKNPQSKEQPFESLTSVVNKLAKVYVDRQLPSQPWSFNGQHRSVYNIRKAFDLPYHLIKSGKLDNLYNDILMAVPFYKTLLNTGHINSLIHAVQNAAIILDKEEVYLIYDMLKVTRCLLLDNPDGFEMILQSNLVSLVFLYPCLSRFAKQIYNEAIKNSFMIILKSAQIQLPPTTVDFRDSSNIITILEMMAKHQIVIVLKDGKVYTWSRRKKPTLVYQLPQNMEVITATLENEGLHLALCTRQKSIVLLDGSSWTFLNEICDTQAQHIPQGHLLYRSMLFVCFEDSPVVRVYNVCSGDLLKEVTFAQNITYFASVGNGDKIVFGQTDTILIYDINFLSETASFQMDTSKIGICDILMYESDLYVINKAGHLTIWNITDPSKPEILDEYLSDEVNTKVMCTELFTKYLLICKVTTLDLWETLTLEKSSFRPPHKGKFISSILSPSEEQVIAILENFPSLFVWSIKSGQCISKIDVHAGILRHITKSCQLNLLGAITQSNTLLLWDLETIVSPTSYFKTGRPVRSILLCPEEGNAYTSDGSDMVCQWDIPSSKIKSLFEHKDRIKIISITSNGEFLITSGTSRLYVWETDTGINRYCIQCTSISQLLIVPNSNFVVMLCKDGVSRVWRPQTGTTVCKIHTSLCQGVVTDEGTFVVGLNDNKLLAISLWSGCVSKEFCSTHDQDRIVAFRCLHSNPDFVVLLTSSADIYTWNLVGETFCHFFKVSIPLPVLNCSFEVSSNGDIIVITVGGEVNVVWTVDHIHCILRNPTSMLHQHLTTDGQYFIYVLHNNPVWHCDCDFHRNPTLNVMEVISGRRIAHCHLGKMPHAMTVSDHDGIICVGFEDGTLGLYSIAGRWKGNRRIETFLTFSNKDESNVTIYKGKISADIIWNESTSPTSSPDCSRDEEPLSDKQ